The following proteins are encoded in a genomic region of Arachis ipaensis cultivar K30076 chromosome B02, Araip1.1, whole genome shotgun sequence:
- the LOC107622508 gene encoding RING-H2 finger protein ATL67, translated as MLHLTLPPTPLPHFTILLPSPKFSSFSFHKWIIPLFTPLFFLLSLLLLLLFLLPHVLFLFLSSTASTATTTTIRRRRRLRHNNRRRNQNDGVVLPRVIFVAENDVENNQPGGGNDSAVLGLDQIVINSYPKFQFNGNNDVDVDSVCSICLCEYKDSEMLRMMPECHHCFHVSCLDSWLKLNGSCPVCRNSPMPTPLPTPLQEVVPLSLYAADRRGRS; from the coding sequence ATGCTTCATCTAACGCTTCCACCCACCCCACTCCCCCACTTCACCATTCTCCTTCCATCACCCAAATtctcttccttctccttccacaaaTGGATTATTCCCCTTTTTACCCCTCTCTTTTTCCTTctatcccttcttcttcttctcctcttcctcctcccccATGTCCTCTTTCTTTTCCTCTCCTCCACCGCCTCcactgccaccaccaccaccatccgccgccgccgccgcctaCGTCACAATAACCGCCGCAGGAACCAAAACGACGGTGTCGTTTTGCCGCGTGTCATTTTCGTAGCTGAGAACGACGTTGAAAATAACCAGCCTGGTGGAGGAAACGACAGCGCCGTTTTGGGTCTGGACCAGATCGTAATTAACTCGTACCCTAAGTTTCAGTTTAACGGCAACAACGACGTCGATGTTGACAGCGTGTGTTCGATTTGTTTGTGTGAGTACAAGGATTCGGAGATGCTGAGGATGATGCCGGAGTGTCACCACTGCTTCCACGTGTCATGTCTTGATTCGTGGCTCAAGCTTAATGGTTCTTGCCCTGTTTGCCGGAACTCTCCGATGCCGACGCCGCTACCCACGCCGCTGCAGGAGGTGGTGCCGCTCTCTCTCTATGCCGCTGATAGGAGGGGAAGGAGTTGA